A single genomic interval of Myxococcota bacterium harbors:
- the aroQ gene encoding type II 3-dehydroquinate dehydratase: MKILVLHGPNLNLLGEREPEVYGRTTLAEIDAKLRELASARGAAVDSFQSNHEGALIDRIQSARRTHQAIIINPGGLTHSSVSLRDALAATGLPVVEVHLSNIYAREPFRQHSFVSAIAVGQISGLGAKGYELALDALLERLK; this comes from the coding sequence ATGAAGATCCTGGTCCTGCACGGGCCCAACCTGAACCTCCTGGGTGAGCGTGAGCCCGAGGTCTATGGCCGCACCACGCTGGCCGAGATCGACGCGAAGCTTCGCGAGCTCGCGTCGGCGCGCGGCGCGGCCGTCGACTCGTTCCAGTCGAATCACGAGGGCGCGCTGATCGACCGCATCCAGTCGGCGCGCCGCACGCACCAGGCGATCATCATCAACCCGGGCGGACTCACCCACTCGAGTGTCTCGCTGCGCGACGCGCTGGCGGCCACCGGGCTGCCCGTGGTCGAGGTGCACCTCTCCAACATCTACGCGCGCGAGCCGTTCCGGCAGCACTCGTTCGTGTCGGCGATCGCCGTGGGCCAGATCTCGGGCCTGGGCGCCAAAGGCTACGAGCTCGCGCTCGACGCGCTCCTCGAGCGCCTGAAGTAG
- a CDS encoding lipoate--protein ligase family protein, whose amino-acid sequence MVRAWRLFLDGAGDAAWNMAVDEALLLHAADSGPALRLYSWREPSVSLGLRQAEPEWLGRCGALGVELVRRVTGGGAVLHAGDLTYAVVAPATGSDLPADLRGSYEWIRARLVAGLARAGVAARAACARPGADRLELCFAGATGYEIELDGEKLVGSAQRRLRHAFLQHGSIRISDDRALYRALTGAAPAGPKPPAIPPEALREALVAAFQAELPGGLALAELSPSEHACAQERSRVRRQSRLLAPALAFRRGSAPADTQT is encoded by the coding sequence GTGGTCCGGGCCTGGCGGCTGTTCCTGGACGGGGCCGGCGACGCGGCCTGGAACATGGCGGTCGACGAGGCGCTGCTGCTGCACGCCGCCGACTCCGGGCCAGCGCTGCGCCTCTACAGCTGGCGCGAGCCCTCGGTCTCGCTCGGCCTGCGCCAGGCGGAGCCGGAGTGGCTCGGGCGCTGCGGCGCGCTCGGTGTCGAGCTCGTGCGCCGGGTGACCGGCGGCGGCGCAGTGCTGCACGCGGGCGACCTGACTTACGCCGTGGTGGCTCCCGCGACGGGCAGTGACCTGCCGGCCGACCTGCGCGGCAGCTACGAGTGGATCCGGGCGCGGCTCGTGGCCGGGCTGGCCCGGGCGGGCGTCGCCGCGCGGGCCGCCTGCGCCCGTCCGGGGGCCGATCGCCTGGAGCTGTGCTTCGCGGGCGCTACCGGCTACGAGATCGAGCTCGACGGCGAGAAGCTGGTCGGCAGCGCCCAGCGACGCCTGCGCCACGCCTTCCTGCAGCACGGCTCGATCCGCATCTCGGACGACCGGGCGCTCTATCGAGCCCTGACCGGAGCCGCCCCGGCCGGCCCCAAGCCGCCGGCCATCCCGCCGGAGGCCCTGCGGGAGGCCCTGGTCGCGGCCTTCCAGGCCGAGCTGCCGGGCGGGCTCGCGCTGGCGGAGCTGTCCCCGTCCGAGCACGCCTGTGCACAGGAGCGCAGCCGGGTCCGGCGCCAGTCGCGCCTACTTGCGCCAGCTCTCGCGTTCAGAAGAGGGTCCGCTCCCGCCGATACGCAGACGTAG